The following are encoded together in the Peromyscus maniculatus bairdii isolate BWxNUB_F1_BW_parent chromosome 22, HU_Pman_BW_mat_3.1, whole genome shotgun sequence genome:
- the Fstl3 gene encoding follistatin-related protein 3 isoform X1, producing MRPGALWPLLWGVLVWAVGSVGAVMGSGDSAPGGVCWLQQGGEATCSLVLKTDVSREECCASSNIHTAWSNFTHPGNKISLLGFLGLVHCLPCKDSCDGVECGPGKACRMVGGRPHCECAPDCEGLPASAQVCGSDGATYRDECELRAARCRGHPDLRVMYRGRCQSKGRGVERRGRGEAGPRRGGAAERRGRRRVLRSRSLPAPAVVPGGPDWQRALRGVSRCALSGAFQPRPGTLRQQQRYLYLLLSPAPGHLLPGPLHWGATPGRLHRFPQSPARGGRELPVSCSSCCLRPSQFYLLSQKRF from the exons ATGCGTCCTGGGGCACTGTGGCCGCTGCTTTGGGGAGTCCTGGTCTGGGCGGTGGGATCCGTGGGCGCCGTGATGGGCTCGGGGGATTCCGCGCCCG GCGGCGTGTGCTGGCTGCAGCAGGGCGGAGAGGCCACCTGCAGCCTGGTGTTGAAGACGGACGTCAGCCGCGAGGAGTGCTGTGCCTCCAGCAACATCCACACCGCCTGGTCCAACTTCACTCACCCGGGCAACAAAATCAGCCTGCTGGGCTTCCTGGGCCTCGTCCACTGCCTCCCCTGCAAAG ATTCCTGCGACGGAGTGGAGTGCGGCCCCGGCAAGGCGTGCCGCATGGTGGGGGGCCGTCCACACTGCGAGTGCGCCCCCGACTGCGAGGGCCTTCCCGCGAGCGCGCAGGTCTGCGGCTCGGACGGCGCCACCTACCGGGACGAGTGCGAGCTGCGCGCCGCGCGCTGCCGCGGACACCCTGACCTGCGCGTCATGTACCGAGGCCGCTGCCAAAGTAAGGGACGCGGCGTGGAGAGGCGGGGCCGCGGAGAGGCGGGGCCGCGGAGAGGCGGGGCCGCGGAGAGGCGGGGCCGCAGAAG AGTCCTGCGCTCACGTAGTCTGCCCGCGCCCGCAGTCGTGCCTGGTGGACCAGACTGGCAGCGCGCACTGCGTGGTGTGTCGCGCTGCGCCCTGTCCGGTGCCTTCCAGCCCCGGCCAGGAACTCTGCGGCAACAACAACGTTACCTATATCTCCTCCTGTCACCTGCGCCAGGCCACCTGCTTCCTGGGCCGCTCCATTGGGGTGCGACACCCGGGCGTCTGCACAG gtTCCCCCAAAGTCCcgccagaggaggaagagaacttCCTGTGAGCTGCAGCAGCTGCTGTTTGAGGCCGTcccaattttatttattgtcgCAGAAAAGATTCTAA
- the Fstl3 gene encoding follistatin-related protein 3 isoform X2, which yields MRPGALWPLLWGVLVWAVGSVGAVMGSGDSAPGGVCWLQQGGEATCSLVLKTDVSREECCASSNIHTAWSNFTHPGNKISLLGFLGLVHCLPCKDSCDGVECGPGKACRMVGGRPHCECAPDCEGLPASAQVCGSDGATYRDECELRAARCRGHPDLRVMYRGRCQKSCAHVVCPRPQSCLVDQTGSAHCVVCRAAPCPVPSSPGQELCGNNNVTYISSCHLRQATCFLGRSIGVRHPGVCTGSPKVPPEEEENFL from the exons ATGCGTCCTGGGGCACTGTGGCCGCTGCTTTGGGGAGTCCTGGTCTGGGCGGTGGGATCCGTGGGCGCCGTGATGGGCTCGGGGGATTCCGCGCCCG GCGGCGTGTGCTGGCTGCAGCAGGGCGGAGAGGCCACCTGCAGCCTGGTGTTGAAGACGGACGTCAGCCGCGAGGAGTGCTGTGCCTCCAGCAACATCCACACCGCCTGGTCCAACTTCACTCACCCGGGCAACAAAATCAGCCTGCTGGGCTTCCTGGGCCTCGTCCACTGCCTCCCCTGCAAAG ATTCCTGCGACGGAGTGGAGTGCGGCCCCGGCAAGGCGTGCCGCATGGTGGGGGGCCGTCCACACTGCGAGTGCGCCCCCGACTGCGAGGGCCTTCCCGCGAGCGCGCAGGTCTGCGGCTCGGACGGCGCCACCTACCGGGACGAGTGCGAGCTGCGCGCCGCGCGCTGCCGCGGACACCCTGACCTGCGCGTCATGTACCGAGGCCGCTGCCAAA AGTCCTGCGCTCACGTAGTCTGCCCGCGCCCGCAGTCGTGCCTGGTGGACCAGACTGGCAGCGCGCACTGCGTGGTGTGTCGCGCTGCGCCCTGTCCGGTGCCTTCCAGCCCCGGCCAGGAACTCTGCGGCAACAACAACGTTACCTATATCTCCTCCTGTCACCTGCGCCAGGCCACCTGCTTCCTGGGCCGCTCCATTGGGGTGCGACACCCGGGCGTCTGCACAG gtTCCCCCAAAGTCCcgccagaggaggaagagaacttCCTGTGA